Within the Flavobacterium sp. N502536 genome, the region TTTCTCTTTGATGTCTTTTTCTTTTCCGTTTTTAGTAAGTTTTACCAGTTGCCATTTTCCTATAAGTTCTTTTGACGTTTGTGCCTGGATGGAGAGTGATGCTAGCATAATTAAGGCCAGATAAACAATCTTTTTCATAAGGTTACGATTTTAAAGTTAGATTTTGAGGGATTAACAAGTATTGATAAAAATACAATTTTTCAGACAAATATTATTTAATCATTACGATTACAAGTTAAGAAAAATTCCGAAGGAATGAAATGTGGGTAGTAATGGAAATTATTCCGTTGAGAGATGAAACGCCATATTTAAAGTTCCGTAGGAACGAAATATTTTGTAGCAACGGAATTTATTCCGTTGAATATGATGAATTGCGCATTCATGAGTTCCGTAGGAACGGCACATATTATTCCGCATAAACAAAAAAAATCCCAAGAAAATTTCCTTGGGATTTTGTGTATTTAGAAGTTTAAAAACTATCTAATATCATTATTCTGAATCAAATCGATATACAAATTGATTTTGTCTTTCAATTCTTTTCTTGGCGTGATAAAGTCAAGGAAACCGTGCTCTAATAAGAACTCGGCAGTTTGAAAACCTTCCGGTAAATCTTTACCAGTTGTGTCACGAACTACACGTGGACCAGCGAAACCAATCAAAGCACCTGGCTCAGAGATGTTGATGTCTCCTAACATAGCGTATGATGCGGTTGTTCCTCCGGTAGTTGGATCTGTACAAAGTGAGATGTATGGTAATTTAGCTTCTGCTAATTGCGCTAATTTCACAGATGTTTTAGCCAGCTGCATTAACGAATAAGCGGCTTCCATCATACGTGCACCACCTGATTTTGAAATCATTACAAAAGGCAATTTGTTTTTGATCGCGTGATCAATACCTCTGGCGATTTTTTCTCCCACAACAGCTCCCATAGATCCACCAATAAAGGCAAAATCCATACAGCAAATTACAAGTTCTTTTCCTTTAGATTTTCCCACTCCGGTACGCACTGCGTCCTTTAAGTGTGTTTTCTCCATTACGTCTTTCAATCGTTCTGCGTATTTTTTTGTATCCACAAAATGCAGAGGATCTTTAGAAGTCATGTTTTTATCTAATTCAACAAACTCATTATTGTCGAATAAAATTTCAAAATAGGTTGCGCTTCCAATTCGAACATGAAAATCATCTTCCGGGCTTACAAATAAGTTTCGGGCTAATTCGTCAGCGTCAATAATTTTTCCTGTAGGAGATTTGTACCACAATCCTTTCGGAACGTCCATCTTATCTTCAGTAGCAGTTGTAATCCCTTTTTCCTGTCTTTTAAACCAAGCCATATTGAATGTTTTTTTTGTTTCAGGCTTCAAGTTTCAAGTTGCGAAACCTGAAACTTGAAACCTGAAACTTTCAACTTTTTTATTATAATGTATTTACGTTATTCAAGTCTGCAAAAGCTTGCTCAAGTCTCGTGTTGAACGTTACTTCGCTTTCACGTACCCATTTTCTTGGGTCATAATATTTTTTGTTCGGAACATCAGCACCTTCCGGGTTACCAATTTGAGTTTTTAAATAGTCAATATTTTTAACCATATAATCACGAATTCCTTCTGTGTATGCAAATTGTAAATCGGTATCGATATTCATTTTGATTACTCCGTATCCAATTGCTTCTCTGATTTCTTCAAGTGTAGAACCTGAACCTCCGTGGAAAACAAAATCTACCGGGTTATGACCAGTGTTGAATTTGTTTTGAACGAAATCCTGAGAATTTTTTAAGATTTTCGGAGTCAATTTTACGTTTCCTGGTTTGTAAACACCGTGAACGTTTCCAAAAGCAGCAGCAATTGTAAACTTAGGGCTTATTTTAGATAATTCTTCATAAGCATAAGCTACTTCTTCTGGCTGAGTGTATAATTTT harbors:
- the accD gene encoding acetyl-CoA carboxylase, carboxyltransferase subunit beta, giving the protein MAWFKRQEKGITTATEDKMDVPKGLWYKSPTGKIIDADELARNLFVSPEDDFHVRIGSATYFEILFDNNEFVELDKNMTSKDPLHFVDTKKYAERLKDVMEKTHLKDAVRTGVGKSKGKELVICCMDFAFIGGSMGAVVGEKIARGIDHAIKNKLPFVMISKSGGARMMEAAYSLMQLAKTSVKLAQLAEAKLPYISLCTDPTTGGTTASYAMLGDINISEPGALIGFAGPRVVRDTTGKDLPEGFQTAEFLLEHGFLDFITPRKELKDKINLYIDLIQNNDIR